In Schizosaccharomyces osmophilus chromosome 1, complete sequence, the genomic window GTGACGGATATTGATTCTGTCGAACGCGCTTTCAAGAGTGCTCAAAGAATATTTGGAAATATAAACATAGTAATCAACAATGCAGGATATGGACTTGCTGGCGAGTTTGAATCGTACACCATCGAGGAAATGCATCGACAAATGGATGTAAATTTTTGGGGAGTGACATATGTTACTAAAGAAGCGTTAAATTACATGCGTGAATCAGGAACAGGAGGACGAATTTTACAAATTTCGTCGGTCGCAGGATACTACCCATCTCCATGTTTAAGCATGTATAATGCCAGCAAATTTGCTATTGAAGGGCTCTCTCAAACAATAATGAGAGAATTGGATCAAAGTTGGAACATCGCCATAACAATTGTGCAACCGGGTGGTATGCAGACAGAGTGGGCTGCCTCTAATATGCAGTGGTCCAAAGCACATCCTGCATATGAGAATGATCAATCTTGGAGAccattttggaaaaactaCCATGGGTCCGAGGAAACAGACCCGAATAAAGCAGCGAATTTGTTATATACCATTGCTCAGCTCGACAAGCCGCCTCAAAAGCTTGTTCTAGGTTATGATTCCTTGGAGTTGATTCGCAAGCAACATCAGGATATTAAACAAGAGCTTGAGAAGAATGTAGCTCTTAGTACAAGTGTAACAAGAGATGATTTTGACCCAGATACAGTGGAAATTTTGCGCCAAAATCTTCAATCCATGTGATAAAAatgtataaaaaataaataaataaataataaataaagtaTATTTAGGTGttgaattaaaaacaaCGAGCC contains:
- a CDS encoding short chain dehydrogenase, with the protein product MKSTISTVLVTGASRGLGFALITVGLAQGYNVVACSRAPESINIEHSNLLKLKVNVTDIDSVERAFKSAQRIFGNINIVINNAGYGLAGEFESYTIEEMHRQMDVNFWGVTYVTKEALNYMRESGTGGRILQISSVAGYYPSPCLSMYNASKFAIEGLSQTIMRELDQSWNIAITIVQPGGMQTEWAASNMQWSKAHPAYENDQSWRPFWKNYHGSEETDPNKAANLLYTIAQLDKPPQKLVLGYDSLELIRKQHQDIKQELEKNVALSTSVTRDDFDPDTVEILRQNLQSM